A single window of Leishmania infantum JPCM5 genome chromosome 35 DNA harbors:
- a CDS encoding arginase, which yields MEHVQQYKFYKEKKMSIVLAPFSGGQPHSGVELGPDYLLKQGLQQDMEKLGWNTRLERVFDGKAVEARKASDNGDRIGRVKRPRLTAECTEKIYKCVRRVAEQGRFPLTIGGDHSIALGTVAGVLTVYPDAGVIWVDAHADINTMSGTVSGNLHGCPLSILLGLDRKNIPECFSWVPQVLKPSKIAYIGLRAVDEEEKKILHDLNIAAFSMHHVDRYGIDKVVSMAIEAISPKGTEPVMVSYDIDTIDPLYVPATGTPVRGGLSFREALFLCERIAECGRLVALDVVECNPLLAATESHVKDTISVGCAIARCMMGETLLYTPRKSAKL from the coding sequence ATGGAGCACGTGCAGCAGTACAAGTTCTACAAGGAGAAGAAGATGAGCATTGTGctcgcccccttctccgGCGGCCAACCGCACAGTGGGGTAGAGCTAGGTCCTGACTACCTTCTCAAGCAGGGACTGCAGCAGGACATGGAGAAGCTTGGATGGAATACAAGGCTCGAGAGGGTGTTCGACGGCAAGGCTGTTGAGGCTCGCAAGGCGAGCGATAATGGCGACAGGATCGGTCGCGTCAAGCGCCCGAGGCTGACGGCGGAGTGCACGGAGAAGATCTACAAGTGTGTGCGCAGGGTGGCCGAGCAGGGCCGCTTTCCTCTCACTATCGGCGGCGATCACTCCATCGCCCTCGGCACGGTGGCCGGCGTGTTGACCGTTTACCCGGATGCCGGCGTGATTTGGGTGGACGCCCACGCGGACATCAACACTATGTCTGGTACGGTCTCCGGTAACTTGCACGGCTGCCCCTTATCGATCCTGCTGGGGCTTGATCGCAAGAACATTCCCGAGTGCTTTTCGTGGGTACCGCAGGTGCTGAAGCCGAGCAAGATTGCCTACATTGGTCTACGTGctgtggacgaggaggagaagaagatCCTGCACGACCTGAACATCGCCGCCTTCAGCATGCATCACGTGGACCGCTACGGTATAGACAAGGTGGTGTCCATGGCGATCGAAGCCATCTCGCCGAAGGGCACCGAGCCGGTGATGGTGTCATACGACATCGACACGATCGACCCCCTCTACGTGCCGGCGACGGGCACTCCCGTGCGTGGCGGCCTCTCTTTCCGAGAGGCGTTGTTCTTGTGCGAGCGTATCGCCGAGTGCGGTCGTCTTGTCGCTCTGGACGTGGTTGAATGCAACCCGCTCCTCGCCGCTACAGAATCGCACGTGAAGGACACCATCTCCGTCGGCTGCGCAATCGCACGCTGCATGATGGGAGAGACACTTCTTTACACCCCACGTAAGAGCGCCAAACTgtag
- a CDS encoding putative choline/ethanolamine kinase has protein sequence MMSVDNSENAFRNVNMRDLITRAGHEPPRSALYEYVKSLKSENSQSTPLSLASDDSWDSTTHSTYNSMADNLSELGGVTEDAETRDLIYKLCHSLHKKAVQRIEGSRQHRQRSVEVNVEHEKNMSHIGDWMPLLHLFDPQTFYAVRGTPMTLAATAERPFSLNVAENPKEASQLLLGELDVEKLSGGNSNHVYRLAHPDFPGKTVLLRVYGSGDSEAIDRFRDVMAMREMSRARLSPAVLHSFKWGRVEEFMEGVATCSTDMLLRSPTLLAEVWLLVHKMHSLPYASFLPQNVNNEKIRHLLHPALAHCEYATPEEYCDVLSKRLKKVVLTKKSDYYLDNTSQKLMEDACPSSFERTCFRFLRLTSNLILESYRASFMSFISAEVMLLRELLMKRAVPLVFSHNDLNPGNILLAWRKVPKEMRRQVANDEDEEDEVMPVTSDQSTAFSRKFLSKKGHHRNLVDMKGIIFIDFEYTDVNYRCFDLGNTICELDYDYTRGTAEGEPGFIKYHYTFPPEEYREQWKGHPMTYPRCQELIYTTWQKNEQHRQRHGGEAPPAPAPSEMHLGHICLKGLQAYFAAAAPAGTARDAATPITRDELTEVFIGTMCSHLSWSLWSLVMCANPDVCTNNANDDLFAKGSSGLDYIYYGNCRLQEYVALKQWMRDKQLI, from the coding sequence CGAGCCGCCGCGCTCTGCTCTGTACGAGTACGTCAAGTCGCTCAAGAGCGAGAACTCTCAGAGCACCCCTCTGTCGCTGGCGTCCGACGACTCGTGGGACTCCACCACACACTCCACGTACAACAGCATGGCGGACAACTTGTCGGAGTTGGGCGGCGTTACGGAGGACGCCGAGACGCGCGACTTGATTTACAAGCTGTGTCACTCGCTGCACAAGAAGGCAGTGCAAAGGATCGAAGGTTCCCGGCAGCATCGCCAGAGGTCGGTGGAGGTGAACGTGGAGCATGAGAAGAACATGTCACATATCGGGGACtggatgccgctgctgcacctcttcGACCCGCAGACGTTCTACGCGGTGCGAGGCACCCCCATGACGcttgccgccactgctgagCGTCCGTTCAGCCTTAACGTGGCAGAAAACCCGAAGGAGGCTTCGCAGCTGCTTTTGGGCGAGCTGGACGTCGAGAAGCTGTCgggcggcaacagcaaccACGTGTACCGCCTAGCACACCCCGACTTCCCCGGaaagacggtgctgctgcgcgtgtaTGGCAGTGGTGACAGCGAGGCGATTGATCGATTCCGCGACGTGATGGCGATGCGCGAGATGAGCCGGGCGAGGCTGAGCCCGGCCGTTCTGCACTCCTTCAAGTGGGGCCGTGTCGAGGAGTTCATGGAAGGCGTCGCGACGTGCTCGACGGATATGCTGCTTCGCAGCCCGACCctgctggcggaggtgtGGTTGCTGGTACACAAGATGCACAGCCTGCCGTACGCCTCCTTTCTCCCGCAGAATGTCAACAACGAGAAGATCCGCCACTTACTGCACCCGGCTCTCGCACACTGCGAATACGCCACCCCTGAAGAATACTGCGACGTCTTATCGAAGCGCCTGAAGAAAGTGGTCCTGACGAAAAAGAGCGACTACTACCTTGACAACACGAGCCAGAAGCTGATGGAAGACGCGTGCCCGTCCTCCTTCGAGCGCACATGCTTCCGCTTCCTGCGGCTCACCAGCAACCTCATTCTGGAGTCCTACCGCGCCTCCTTCATGTCCTTCATTAGTGCCgaggtgatgctgctgcgcgagctccTCATGAAGCGAGCGGTGCCACTCGTCTTCTCGCACAACGACTTGAACCCGGGCAACATCCTCCTGGCGTGGCGCAAGGTGCCAAAGGAGATGCGCCGGCAGGTTGCCAACGACGAGGATGAAGAGGACGAGGTGATGCCGGTGACCTCTGACCAGTCCACGGCCTTCAGTCGCAAGTTCCTGTCCAAGAAGGGCCATCACCGAAACCTCGTGGACATGAAGGGCATCATCTTCATTGACTTCGAATACACGGACGTGAACTACCGCTGCTTCGATCTTGGCAACACGATCTGCGAGCTCGACTACGACTACAcccgcggcaccgccgaggGTGAGCCTGGCTTCATCAAGTACCACTACACTTTTCCCCCGGAGGAGTACAGGGAGCAGTGGAAGGGACACCCAATGACGTACCCGCGTTGCCAGGAGCTCATTTACACCACATGGCAGAAGAACGAACAGCATCGCCAGCgacacggcggcgaggcaccgccagcgccggcgccgtcggagATGCATCTCGGGCATATCTGCTTGAAAGGGCTTCAGGCGTActtcgcggccgcggcacccgccggcaccgctcgTGACGCCGCTACCCCGATCACCCGTGACGAGCTCACGGAGGTGTTTATTGGCACTATGTGCTCGCACCTGAGCTGGTCGCTGTGGTCCTTGGTGATGTGCGCCAATCCTGACGTTTGCACCAACAACGCTAACGATGACCTCTTCGCCAAAGGGAGTAGCGGGCTCGACTACATCTACTACGGCAACTGCCGCTTGCAGGAGTACGTGGCGCTGAAACAATGGATGCGAGACAAGCAGCTTATATGA